The proteins below come from a single Asanoa ferruginea genomic window:
- a CDS encoding helix-turn-helix domain-containing protein, with amino-acid sequence MADREGLPALLTLQERLKFLFETVRPPGKARYSFRQVAEAIKTEHGVEISGQYIQQIESGERRNPGVVQVRALASFFGVPPEYLLGGGETDKVTGELNRLREAIEVRERLDEMMDDAMRDPDLQGIVLKARGVPPRYLQLVAGMLDEVRRIEGLDEVTDTDRGRPH; translated from the coding sequence ATGGCTGACCGGGAGGGGCTTCCCGCCCTGCTCACCTTGCAGGAGCGACTCAAGTTCCTGTTCGAGACGGTGCGCCCGCCGGGCAAGGCCCGCTACTCGTTCAGGCAGGTCGCCGAAGCGATCAAGACCGAGCACGGCGTCGAGATCTCAGGGCAATACATCCAGCAGATCGAGAGCGGCGAACGCCGCAACCCCGGGGTCGTCCAGGTCAGGGCACTCGCCAGCTTTTTCGGCGTCCCGCCTGAATACCTGCTGGGTGGAGGCGAGACCGACAAGGTCACCGGCGAGCTGAACAGGCTTCGCGAAGCCATCGAGGTCCGCGAGCGTCTCGACGAGATGATGGACGACGCCATGCGCGACCCCGACCTCCAAGGCATCGTGCTCAAGGCCCGCGGCGTGCCTCCGCGATACCTCCAGTTGGTGGCGGGCATGCTTGACGAGGTGCGACGGATCGAGGGACTCGACGAGGTCACGGACACCGACCGCGGCCGACCGCACTAA